Proteins from a genomic interval of Nematostella vectensis chromosome 12, jaNemVect1.1, whole genome shotgun sequence:
- the LOC5509651 gene encoding glutamate dehydrogenase produces MGCRFNSPEEFLKFVKAKDPQESEFHQAVEEVVFAIWDFLKENPKYCSQALLERIVEPERVLSFRVPWLDDKGEVQVNRGYRVEFNSSIGPYKGGLRFHPSVNLGILKFLGFEQVLKNSLATLPMGGGKGGSNFDPKGKSDNEVMRFCQSFMLELQRHIGPDTDVPAGDIGVGGREIGFLFGQYKRIRNEFTGVLTGKGKGWGGSLLRPEATGYGLLYFIKEVLAAKGDSLEGKVVTISGSGNVAQYALEKTLELGGKVVTLSDSNGTVYDPSGIDSAKLAFVMELKNVKRGRIKEYADKYGVEYHAGKRPWFVKCDVALPCATQNEINQSDAETLVKNGCMCVGEGANMPTEPEAIKVFQKARVLYAPGKASNAGGVAVSGLEMSQNSLRGAWTREEVDEKLSGIMKSIHDTCVQYGTCKDGYVDYVRGANIGGFVKVADAMLQQGVV; encoded by the exons ATG GGCTGTAGATTCAATTCTCCAGAAGAGTTTCTCAAGTTTGTCAAAGCGAAAGACCCTCAGGAGAGTGAGTTCCACCAGGCTGTGGAGGAGGTTGTGTTTGCAATCTGGGATTTTCTCAAAG AGAACCCCAAGTATTGTAGTCAGGCCTTGCTGGAGAGAATAGTAGAGCCTGAGAGAGTCTTGAGCTTCCGCGTGCCTTGGCTTGATGACAAGGGTGAGGTCCAGGTTAATAGGGGTTACCGGGTGGAGTTTAACTCCTCTATCGGCCCCTACAAGGGTGGACTACGCTTCCATCCTAGCGTGAACCTTGGTATCCTGAAGTTCTTGGGATTTGAGCAG GTCCTCAAGAACAGCTTGGCAACCCTACCCATGGGTGGTGGCAAGGGTGGGTCCAACTTCGACCCCAAAGGAAAGTCTGATAACGAGGTGATGAGGTTCTGTCAATCCTTCATGCTGGAGCTACAGCGACACATTGGCCCAGACACAGATGTCCCAGCTGGGGATATTGGAGTAGGAGGGCGTGAGATTGGGTTCTTGTTTGGCCAATACAAGCGCATTCGCAATGAGTTTACTGGGGTGTTGACAG GAAAGGGTAAAGGTTGGGGTGGTAGTCTGCTGCGCCCTGAAGCCACCGGGTATGGCCTGCTCTACTTCATCAAAGAAGTGCTTGCTGCAAAGGGTGACTCCCTGGAGGGTAAAGTAGTTACAATCTCTGGGTCTGGTAATGTGGCGCAGTATGCCTTGGAGAAGACCCTTGAGCTTGGCGGTAAAGTGGTCACCCTTTCCGACTCCAACGGGACTGTGTATGACCCAAGTGGTATTGACTCTGCCAAGCTGGCATTCGTTATGGAGCTTAAG AATGTGAAGCGCGGCCGCATAAAGGAGTACGCCGATAAGTACGGCGTGGAGTACCATGCGGGCAAGAGACCTTGGTTCGTCAAGTGTGACGTCGCGTTACCATGCGCAACGCAAAACGAGATCAACCAATCAGACGCCGAGACGCTCGTCAAGAACGGCTGCATGTGTGTGGGCGAGGGCGCAAACATGCCCACGGAACCGGAAGCCATAAAGGTCTTCCAGAAGGCCAGGGTCCTCTACGCGCCGGGTAAAGCTTCCAACGCCGGCGGCGTGGCCGTGTCAGGATTGGAAATGAGTCAGAATAGTCTGCGCGGGGCCTGGACCCGAGAGGAAGTGGACGAAAAGTTGAGCGGAATCATGAAGAGCATTCATGACACGTGCGTGCAGTACGGCACGTGCAAGGATGGCTACGTGGATTACGTGCGCGGCGCGAATATTGGCGGGTTCGTCAAGGTAGCGGATGCCATGCTGCAGCAGGGTGTGGTCTAA